The DNA segment AAACTTGATTTAGCTTGCCAAAGATTCGGATTCAATAGGTCGACAAAATAGTAACTGTAgtactaagaaaaaaaaaatagaaaaggagACGACAATAGATAAATTTTGGCCATTAGCCAGACTAGTCTATGTCAGCTCTCAAACTATGATTCTCCTTGAATCGTAGTCTTTAGAAAGAGAATTTGTAAAGCTTCAAGCAAAGTACTTAAAACAACGCATTTGGATTATAGCACCACAAGCAGAAACAGTATATCATCATCTCCTCGATACAGTTCTGTAAAACAGAAATAAGGATTAAACTAGCCTAATCTTGGTATAGATTCCATGTTACTATGGAGTTCTTGATTGCTAATTACAGATCACAAACCTTATTAAGGAACAGCCTCAACCAAGAGAATGACACCAATTGTTACCAGTGACTTTCAAACCCAAACAACTTCACTACTCATAAGGTTATTATGAAGTAACTCAATCTCAAACAGACAAAAGTTGAAAAAGATTTAAACTTTATAAGCTTCAACTAGTGTGTTCTACTACCATAGAGTGTAGTAAACACACTACGACCATCTTATCTCAGGAGGATCAacaaagtaaaaacaaaagttcAACGTTGTTCTTTTGATCAAAACCCAATAAGATCATCTCAGCTTCTCTTTACTCGAGCTCTTCTTATTAGCCGCATTCATAATCCTCTCCAGATACCCTTCAACAGGAGGCAACACCGTAGCCGCTCCCCGAATCACCGGAAACGGCGTCGTCGCATCACGCTCCAAAGCCGCCTTCTTCAGCTCCTCCGGCAACGCCTCCAAGGCCTCTTTCCTCATCTTCATTAGACCAATCTCCGCCACACGCTTCTCCCTATGCTCCCTCATAAGCACTCTGCTATACTCCTTCGCTAGCCTCTTCCCGTCCTCCACCGTCACCTTGTACTTCGGCAACTCGTCCTCCGTGAAAATCCCCAACGCGACGTAATCCAATCCCGCGACCCCGATCCTCATCGGCTCCTCGTCGGTGGCTCTCGTCTTCGTGAAAGGTCCGAGCTTTTTCTGGATATCGATCTCTCGTTGCCTGGCTTTGCTGATCAGGCCGAGCTTCTCTCGCTGGGCCTCTCGGTCTCTCTCCTTGGGTCTGAGGTAGCGAACGGGGTGAGGTGGGTTTATGCAGTGGTCGGAGATTGCTCCTTTGCCTTTACTCGCATCCTCTACACCGCCGCCTCTTTTGGTGGTGGCTTTGTGGCGCTTCAAGGCTTGGATTGTCTTGAGCTTGGATTTTCCCTTGGGGGTTCCGCTCGCGTGGCATTTCTGGAGGAGGTCGTGACTCAGTGAGTCGAGTATGGGTTTTGTTCTTGTGAATCGGATCATGACTGAGATTTTGATTCCGTCGAGACCTCTCTGAttgaatggaaaaaaaaaatgaaggttGAAATGATTAGGAAGGGGTTAGGGTTTTTTGAATACGTCGTCGTTTAAATCATAGTTAAGTTGAAACGTGGGGGTAAATCATAACCGGATGAAAGGCAACTTAAAAATATGCTCACTATTTgtggcttttttttttcttttggtttacaATGACAATTAAGACAAATCTCTGAAAATTATGATCATTGATTTGAGATTCTGAATAATCAGAAACTTTCAGAGATTTGTATTCTAATTATATATTAAGATtatctaaacaaatataatcaaaatttcaagattcaaattaaatgaaaataaaaaataatcaaaatttttaatctatagaacaaaaatattatgGTTGACTTTGAAAAAGTTATGTTATCCAATATATCTAACTAATTACCAAacataagatattatatatccgaatcatatgtaaattaaaatgacataatattatttaaaataaattatacatattaattacaatataattataaattatttagaattaaaataaaatattaataaattattataatatatttattttataaatctttataagTACTGAAAATCACTTagtatatacatgtatatatatatatatatatatatatatttatatctttttGCAAATATCATGCTTACTTGGTGGCTTAACTAGTTTATACCCAACTAGTAAGAACGTGAAATTCATGATTGTGacaatataatatttaatgttTCCACCAAATATAGAAGAGAAAACAATACAGCattatgttgacaaaaaaaaaacaatacaaaattatctcctaaacattatttataaagttattttttgaaaattctgTTCAACTACGACATTCATTCTTAAGAAAAACTAGTTATGCTTCAAATAAACTAATCGAAGCCATGAATTTAAGAGTTTTGATTTTGTGCAGAGAAGATAACATAAGAAATAAGTTgaaattaagaaaaagaaaaagaaaaaagttgatTTATACACACATGATATATAATGCAACAACAAGCCAAGTAGCATATGAAATAAGTCCCTGTTTTCACTGCATCTATATAACCAGAGGCTAAatcttttaattctttttttttgtcaacagcaTAAACagattttttaaatcaaactgGTAGCTCTGCATCTTTTAATTCATATTGAAGGTATCGTTTGAAACAGCTCGTCTGTATTTAAATAGCCATGTGGAACGTCTGATCAAAGAATCGTCGATAGAACGAGCTGGATTGTGATTAAAACTTCTACTCAGATGAAGATTTCTTGCTAAGAAACTAATATTAGGGGTTGATGTCTTTCCTCGCATGACCATATACTTACTTAGGCGTGAAAGTGGTACATTTgcgaatattttttttctttttgcttaaATGCATTTGCGAATCTTCATTTTTGATATTATTGTTATATGGAACTTTTTtgcatataaaaataataacattctttattttttacaattaaatttatctttgatttaataagatttcctcaaaaatctatatgtataatatttgaTGGTGCTGTTTAAAAAGTCATTTTATAGTTAATTAAATTTAACGTGTAACAACCTTACAAGTCTCAACAATTCTCAAAGGAAGGGTTTATGCATCAAAATTTGATGAGATAGTGACAATAAACGTTAAATTTTATTAAGGCACAATGCAAACATTTTCATATAAgaaactagggtcggcccgccctacgggcgggatgtgATGTATTGTCTAATAGCTAAGAATTCAGGTATATATTTTCTCAATGAATTTTTATATGGTCATTTGTTGGATAGTGTGATAAATTTTACTGGTTAGTCATGTTTACACCAGTTTATGAGTGTTATTGGTACGTTTGCATTGTAGTTGTATTTAGACTATTAACTTGGATGACCAATTTGGTTCTGAAACAACAAATATAGCATTAATCCATGTAAGAGTTTTCTAATGAACTAATGAAGTAGAGAGTAACTTATTGAATTTGATAGTTGCCATGACACATTCCTTCATTTGATAGTTATtggttattttatattgttatattcccatgatattataatttttacttGTTGAAGTGAGTTTTTCATGTGCAAGCTATAAAGTATAGGCTTGATGTGTTAGTATCTTCATCTTCGTTGGACTAAATGTAACCAATTGTGTGTGTGTCCTTAATAATTGGTAAAAAAAGAATGACTTTTCTGaataaaattatcatctttTTGCAAATATGAAACATTGATACCACTGAGTCATTTCTTAGAAAGTGGATATGTGGTTAGTGTTTTAAAACAAAGGCAGATAGAGCAAAGTAAATAACGTAAAACACGTTAGTGTTAaccttttggttttttttttttttttgtcatctttaACCTTTTGGTTTTGCTAGCATGTTCAAGTCGTACACGTTTGTACCCACTTCGTTTCAGGGGTGTTAAATGTGCTATGCTACTTATTTATTATAAGCACATTTATTCACTGTACAATTAAACACCATACATGTATTACATCAAATCTTATCATTATTTACATGAACAGTATTTGTTTGGATCGGGAAATTATGCGCTGAGCAGTATACCTATCTTCAGCAGCTTAATGAAATGTGTAAATTTTGTcaaaacgtaaaaaaaaaacaatttcaatgaTAGTTTAGGAAACATAGCAATTTCCAGAAGatgacaaaattaaaaaaaaaacattaatgcCTAAGCATTATTCAAATAGAAAATACTGACTCCAGATACGCATTTCGTGCCTTCTTAACCACCTTCGGAGTTGCTAATACCCGAAGCTTCTTGGTGGCAAGATCACTTGCAGTTGTTCTTGCGGGTGATGATTCCTCATGGTCATTAAAACAAACACCAACCTTAGTAAGGACTGAGATGGTCCCATGCATGTCATCTCTATCATTATCGTCACCATCCTGCTTGAACAGAAACATATACCATTATTTGTATACTAAGTAAGGATCAGAAGGGAGTATACGTTGCAACTTACGGTAACAAAGTTAGGAAGAAAGGTTATAAGAGGATACACATGGAAGGTGTGTGTTGGTGTTGGCTAGGCCAAGCAGAGAATCGAGATCGCGGAACCTGAAACGCTCAACCAGAATTGGAGAAACCGGTTCCGTAAAGGCATCAAATTTGGCTGAGTAACTGAACAGAATAGTCAGAAGAGAGTCAAACAGCCTGAAGTTCTGATTGGACCGAACCACATCAAATTCGCTGAGTGTGAACATTGAACCAGCCTTGAGACGGTGCCTGAATGTGGAGAGCTGGCTACATTCACGGTCGCTGGCAAGTGAGCTAAGCCTTCTAATCCTTGTGGGTCAGAGAAAGATCTGATACTAACGCTCATTGAAGCAGCAcactttttctaaaaaaaaggaTCAAACTTTACGAATCAGTAATATGAAATCAGAACTAAAGgatcaaattttattaaatcagAACTAAATTGAATCAATCAAACTGGAGGGAGGGAGGGGGATCTCAGACCTTATCTGTATCGGGATCGCTGATCAAGAGGACTTGGAGAGAGTTCTTGAGGACAATCTTCCTGTATTCTCTGTTGTCCGTACGCGGCTTCAGTATCTCGACGCCGTCCACGGTCGTGTTCAGTTTTTCGACGGCCATCTTCGTTACGATAGTTTGGCTTCGGTGTGTCTTGTTCTTATTCTCTGtctgaatgaatgaatgaagtGGATATCCGCTTTCTCTTCTACAGAGGAGAAATAAAGAAAGCTGAAGATCTGAGAAGCCTAGAAAATTTTCAAGGATCAAACACATAAAATCGAAAGAGATTATTGACTCAGAGACGCATAATCCTCGTTCTAACGTGTATAAAGAGCAAAACGTATGGAATATAAGCTTAACGAAGATAAGATGAGATCAAGGAGAGGACTACTCACACATATTTATACAGAAATCACTGCTTATGAGATCAAAACGAAGCATTGATGACGACGTAGTGGGCGAGCGAATCAATGTGGTTAATCACGAAGCTTTTACGCAGGCCGTTCAAAATGGTGATAAGAATCGCAAAAGGCATCGGTTGCCGTCACATGAAGAGGAGAGAAGACCTTCTTCGTTTTTCGATTTCAGAGAGTCACGTCTCTTTAATTGGGCCAGAAACTTACCAATATCAAAGCCCAATCACCCACCAAACGATAGAAGCCATCACGCGGAGATTAATGAAACGCAAAACTTTATGTGTCTGGACACGTGGTGCCGTCTCCTACATCGACTTTCTTACCTGGCAAGTGACGTGGATAGGCTAAGAAGGAGGGAaactatatatagatatatagatagatagataaacAGTTCAGcgtttataaatacaaaataagaaataaGATAAGAGTAAACTTACTTAAATCACAAACTTCCTTGCAGAGACCACTAGGCAAGAACATTTGGAGAATACATACGTACCTTAGGACCAACTCAAACATTAGCATTTCAAGCTGAACATCTCTTAGTAAGCGTGACTCTAAGCCCATGTTTCATGTGAAGTATAAGACGAGGCTTTGGCTCAATTTTATGTCCTTTGACGAGCTTAATGTCATAGTTTTGTAATATCTCCACGACTACGGTTTTCATTGCAGTCATAGCTATATGCTTACCCAGACAAGTTCTTGGACCCGAGTTAAACACTAAGAACTTGGAAGAAGGTTCATGTCTCAACCCTCCAGTCTCTGAAATCCATCTCTCTGGCTTGAACTCCCATGCGTCCTCTCCCCATACAGATCTCATCCTCCCTAACGCATAGATAGGGATGATAACATGAGAGTTTGCATCAATTTTGTGCCCACTTGGAAGCACATCTGATTTTATAGGAGACTTGCGCTCGAATGGAACTGGTGGATAGAGCCTCATTGTTTCATACAACGCCCCATGTAGATATACCAACTTGTTCAAAAACACTTTGTCATCGATAGCCGACCATGGCCTCTCTTGACTAGTTCCAGCTATTGGTATATTTGTATTGATCTCTTGGCGAATCTTGGCTTCCACGTGAGGGTTTCTTGAGAGGAGCCCAAAAAACCAAGTGAGAGCAGAGGAAGTGGAATCCCTCCCTGCGAAAATGAAAGTTAAAATGGTGTCTCTAAGGAACTTGTCATCGCTTGGATTCAAGAGCTGGTACTTGCTTGTATCTAGCTTTATGTGAGATGTTAAGAGATCTTCACTTTCTCCATTTGAATGATCATGATCATTCTCTGTTGatcttttctcttctctctttgcAAATATATATCTCGTGCAGATCCGGTCAAAAGTGGAACCCGCTTCTGTCAACTTCTTCTCCTTTCCCAACCCCATTCGTTTTTGCAACTCCCACAAGAATCTTGGTATGATGTGCCTAAACAGAATGGCTTCCCCAGCGTCATCGAAAGCTTTTGCGAACTCAACCTCTGGCATTTCAATGGAGAGAGATTGAGGATCAGACCCGGTGATTGTAACTAGCGATATATCGAACATGAGTCTCCGGAACACATCCTGCAAGTCCACGACTGTCCCATCCTCTGAAAGGCGACTGAAAAGAGGAAGAAGCACGTCCCTGAGTTTACTTGTTGTAACACTCATTGACAAGTTTTGAAAACCTTGATGATTGAGCACGGTCTGAGAAGACATTCTTAGATTCTTCCATAGCTCTGCGTCGGCGTTGAATATGCCGTCTCCAAAAACATCAAAATACTCCTTGAACTTCGGTCCTTTGATGTAGTTGGAGAAACTTGAGCTCAATATATGATGTATATTAGCTGGATCAACTGTGATCAACCCATGCAATCTAGTGAACCATGGACCCCTGAAAATAAATGTCAAGTTGTTCTTCTCTAAGACCCAGATGATATCATCGATCTGACTGAGCCTCATGAGCACAGCTGGAAGCATCCCAAGAACAGGCCAGTTCCAAGGGTAGCTTTGGAAGGATTTCTTGATGCGCAAGTAACAAGAATGTTTCTTGTTGAGAAAGTAACAGAAGACGAGAAAGCAAAAAAGAGATATTGATGCTTCAAATAAGCTGATTGAAGCCATTAGGGAAGTTTAATAGTGAGTAgtggagaagaagaataagGACCTGCATTTATATACAGATAATAAAGTCTATTGTTTGAAAACGTTTAACTATAGTAAGATAACCAGTGAACAGGATAAACAAATGATCCGTGATGCGCTTAATAATCAAGGATCACATGTTTGAGATTGGACAGTGCAACGTTGCTTATGTGAAAGGCTTTCTTGATCATGAAGTAACTGAAGGGTCTCTTAATAAGAACACAATCGAAGAAGTAACCTTGATGAGGAAGTCATCCAAAAAATTAGTTATGAGAATTTTGAATGAGACTATTGTGCCGAAAccgtttttttcttctattttctaTAGGCCGATCCTCCGGTTAGTCACAGAAAGAACTTATTTAATTATACAGAGTGGATTGGCTACCACACTGTGTGTACCGAATTTGAAATGCCAGTTCCTTATTTTTCTTATGACTTCCCACATAATTTTGACTCTGTGTTTAAGGGAGACTGGAACCCCTGAAGGAATGTTGTAGCGCAATATTCTTACGTCTCATCTACCATAGTAATAAGATCGAGACACGACTGGTCatgagatttatagatagtTAAGTAAAGATTataccatttttttttgaaaaaacttaaGGGGTCTTTATGTAAactatcttttaaattttagaagTTATAGGTCAATGTTTCACTTGTCTATACCATGATCGACTCTGGATCAAGAGTAGGTTTCGGATACATCACGGTTCATAAAATACAGCTTGTCTGTGCTAAATAACCATGTGGGAGCTGGAGTGTGAGTAATCTCTcctatatacattaatacatggCTCATATTAATAGCATCCAGCGGAAATAAATTTGAGCGTCGAATTTTTCTTGATGAATAAGTACCTTGGATGAACATGTCTTTGATTATGAGCTATCAAAATTGAAGTGTTTTCCAGTTGCTTTGACGACAATTAAGCACTGTTGAGCTTTCCTCGCATGACCATATATTTAGGCGTGAAACATTTACGAATCTCCATTTTTAATAGTACTAGGGGCGGAACCcccccgcgcttgcgcggggtcGTATATGTTGTTGGCTTGTTGCTTTATGGAGTAATTAATCTTGTAGGTGAAGTTCTTCTTAAACGTGTGTTGCTGCGTTGTGGATATTTGCATACGAAGAGAATTGTGGGTAAGGGAATAAGTAGGGAGGTGTAGGTGTGTTCTTGATTTACTTGAAGAAACCTTGTAAATGATGATCATTTGACCTGTGTGTgtcttttgatgttttttttggtattatttGCCTCACCATCGTTGAACATATTAAGTGTATTTGCGTCACTATTTTTGGTTGGTTCTATTTTAGTGTCATTCAACTTTTAGTTGATGACCTTTTTATCGGGTTTAAGATTTGATACTATCACTGTATTTTTTGATTGGTGCATTAAGTGAAGTCTATGTTGATGCATCAAGGGACTAACTAAAGGTAGCCACATGTTAATTATACCAGACGAATATTAGTGATCATGTTAAGCCGTCAAACTTcctttaatttaaattaaaataacactGTTCTCAGATGGAGCTTGTTGCaggaaattttaaaaagaaaataggaAAAACACAAACGACGGAAAAGAGCAATTGCGTAGAGCTTGTAATGTAGGAAAAGAAATCTTAGTGGGAAAGACGAATTGTAGTACTTCCAACAATCACTCCAGGGGCGTTTGCGGCTCTTCTCCTCATCTCCAAAGTTGGGTGGTGTTGGTTGATCAACGTCCATCCCTTTTGTAGCCCATCCATCGGGTTGGTGTCAGAAGCAGGTGGTTGTGCAATCTGCCATGCCGCTTGTGGAGTTGTGTTGCTGCTTTCAACCTATAACTAATCAGTAGATGTGTTATTTCAATCACTGCTGTTGAAGATGTTTTCTTTACTAAGCTTAGTTTATCTCTGAATGAGTTTCACAGACACGTAGTGCACAAAAAGGAGTTTCACAGACACGTCCTCAGAAGTTGCAGACATCGTACGTGAAGGTGCCATGGTTGGGAGTGAAATTGTATGGTTTCACTTGAATCATGAAAGAAGCATTGCTTGCCAGCGAGTTCTTCTAGGCATCTAGGTAGCTCCAACACTCAACCGCTATTAGCCTGTCAAACGGTCATATTCAGACACTGTCATTAACAAACAGAGTTTGACACAGAATCTGTAATCCGAGGAACTGCTTGAACCACCACAGTTGATCCCATGTTGAATACACCTACCTACATCGACCATTTACCAAAGACATTAATCAAAGAATATCATTACATTCCCTAGACTCcaatttgtatctgttatattttgaaaccaCATACCTCCTTTCCTTTCTCAAGCTTTACGCCATGACCTTGTGGATCGTACACCTGCTCCTAGGTTCGATGAATAGCTGTGACAGCAAATGTCAGTAATTTATTTGGCTTAGAGAGCTAGGATATGTAACTTTCACCAAACTTACCGCAATGGATCCAATGTTGGTCGCACCATCAGCAGCAAGTGCCATAAAACCTTGTTTCCATATCCCTTCAAGTACGACCTGTTCTCAATTAGATTAGCAGCTGACGATCAATATCTGGAGATAAAAGAAAAGCCTACACATATTTGGTACgttacaaataaataattaccCTTTCATTTTCAACATagagatttttttatagttcTTGTAGCACACTCATTCACAGGAAACAACCGCCCTGAGAAACAAAAGTGTTTTTAGAAAGATACTAATAGTTACAAAGGTCATGAGAGATTAGTGAGTAACCAAACCTGCAAAGTGTCTACAAACCAATGCATTCCAGTCAGCTGGAGAGTGTATATGATGATAGTCCCCTGGTCTTAGGTATATCACACAATAATAGAGCCCCTTCATCGGACTGCAACAAAACTCGATCATATAAGTTGAAATTTTCTTGACACTAAAGTCACGGCTTAGACGTGCTAGTATTTCACTGATCTAGCTGAGATGCTCTCCCGTAGTTTTGGATAAGCCAAAGAGATTCTCAACCAAGACTTGTCGATTTTATCTGCAACAGCTTCTTCCTCAGATTCATCCTTACCTTTAGGTACCATGGGAAGGAGAGTTTGTTCCGAGAAGACCTGATGCTGAGTAGGAATGTCCTTTGACTTGCTCGTTCATCCCTCTACTTTCTTTTAACTCCCCAAACCTCAGAACGGTGCCATCCACAGGACTAACCTGATTTTATTCTTGAAAtcttaaaagcaaaactaagaAAGAAAGTCTGCAGAAAAGAAAGTAACAACGTTCAATAGTGTAAGATGAGGTAAGTTTCATCCAATTTAAAGGACAAACTTCAATTGTGAAGAATGGAGTTATCATATATGAAAAGTTGCAGATGTTTACACATGAGAAATCAAACCATATATGATTATACCTGCTTGAATTCTTTGGtgctctttcttcttctcttttgagATGGACAGCACGTTTTTGATGTTCTTTTCCCGAGGGTAGACACATAGAACTCCATTCCCCTTTAGACCCATGATTTCTTTCATCTCTGTAGTTTCTTTCTCATTCATCTCCTAACAAAACATTACACAATGCATGCAATTTTCTATAAACCAGCCAAAACATTagtgaaagatttttttttttattaaaatgctATACCTCCAAGAATTCAGTGGCGTCCTTTTTATTTCCCTTGAATGAAACTCTCAGCTTCTTTAGAAGATTCAAaagtttttgaaagaaaatagaaacattaaaacaaatttttagaAACAGAAAGGAAAATGTTGACTCAATAAACAAATACATGTACTTCTTAAGGCTCTCCATATTTTCTTCAACCACAGTAACACTATTTTTTTCCTGACATACAATGTATCCACAATCTACTCTAGAAAGCTTTAATAGATGCCAAACttaaatgaaaatgatgaaaaacaaaatataaggtAAGTTTCATACCGTAAGCCAACATATATGCAATCCAATACGTTGAATCAATCCAGATGGAGACTGTCGAGGGAGATGTATGAACCCTAGACATAAATCATGATAAAGATCAGCAATAAAGGAAGACGGGAATTGAGAAAGACGAATCTGCTGACGGCATGTTTTTGCGGTGGATTGTGGTGAGGGTTTAGTTGTGTTTGGCCCTAAATTTATAGGAGAGCTTTCATAGATACATGAAACGGCTGGATTCAGATTGAAATGAAAGGGTAGATGTAATAGAGAGATGTTTAGAAGAGATTTAATTTGGAACTGAAGGCAAAATTGTGTGTTGAATGTGGTTTTTCCTTAAGGAGTGAAGGAAATGTAACATTGATCTATTCGtgagtgatattttttttatacgtTTGATGAAAGAAAGTGCAGGAAGATGAAGGGTTTGACGATGGATCTCAAAATAGGACCTTCGGTTTAGATCCAGGAAATAAATGACGTGGCAGAAATTCAATCTCTGATTGGCCTGAATTTCCAATCCTACGTGGATGTGCTTAGAGAGCTTAATATCCtgcttttagtattgttagaTTGTCATATGGAACTTTTATGCATATACTGCAATtatcagtttatatatttttgcagttaaatttttggaaaaactagtttaacttttatttatcaGGTCtacttaaattttattttaattactaGATTGTTTTTCATATCCAATTTactctaattttttattaacaaaaacaataattaCAAAATGCCGATAAAACTATAATGAGGTAGGTTTTCTGTGTTCACCAGAAAAAATCGTCTTGCCGGAGATATTAATGGTTGTCGGAGAAAGTCGTCTTTGAATCGCATGAACCCTAGATGTTGTTTTTGGGAGAAGACTAATTTGGATCTTTGAACCTACATTAAAAGGAGGATATGTTTTTACTCATTCTAATATGTTAAAAGAATTAAATAAAAGGTAAATGAAATTCTCATAATAActaataatctatactattatttgcgaagtaaatttttagaatcgagctctcatgttaaaagttagaacagttaatatctataatacctttaatgaatttgtatataattaactatataatcaaaagcgaatttttatttataatattaattttcttttcaaaaagataaattttagattgtgttgttatcttaaaacatattttatataatcaaaaacgaatttttatttataatattaattttcttttcaaaaagataatttttacattgtattgttatcttaaaacatattttcagttataaaatttaaaataagatataaaactattttgcgaagtaaatttttgcaacaaagctctcacgttaaaagttagagcggttaatatctatactacccttaatgaatttgtatataa comes from the Brassica rapa cultivar Chiifu-401-42 chromosome A01, CAAS_Brap_v3.01, whole genome shotgun sequence genome and includes:
- the LOC108871123 gene encoding alkane hydroxylase MAH1, which translates into the protein MASISLFEASISLFCFLVFCYFLNKKHSCYLRIKKSFQSYPWNWPVLGMLPAVLMRLSQIDDIIWVLEKNNLTFIFRGPWFTRLHGLITVDPANIHHILSSSFSNYIKGPKFKEYFDVFGDGIFNADAELWKNLRMSSQTVLNHQGFQNLSMSVTTSKLRDVLLPLFSRLSEDGTVVDLQDVFRRLMFDISLVTITGSDPQSLSIEMPEVEFAKAFDDAGEAILFRHIIPRFLWELQKRMGLGKEKKLTEAGSTFDRICTRYIFAKREEKRSTENDHDHSNGESEDLLTSHIKLDTSKYQLLNPSDDKFLRDTILTFIFAGRDSTSSALTWFFGLLSRNPHVEAKIRQEINTNIPIAGTSQERPWSAIDDKVFLNKLVYLHGALYETMRLYPPVPFERKSPIKSDVLPSGHKIDANSHVIIPIYALGRMRSVWGEDAWEFKPERWISETGGLRHEPSSKFLVFNSGPRTCLGKHIAMTAMKTVVVEILQNYDIKLVKGHKIEPKPRLILHMKHGLRVTLTKRCSA
- the LOC103858741 gene encoding uncharacterized protein LOC103858741, with translation MIRFTRTKPILDSLSHDLLQKCHASGTPKGKSKLKTIQALKRHKATTKRGGGVEDASKGKGAISDHCINPPHPVRYLRPKERDREAQREKLGLISKARQREIDIQKKLGPFTKTRATDEEPMRIGVAGLDYVALGIFTEDELPKYKVTVEDGKRLAKEYSRVLMREHREKRVAEIGLMKMRKEALEALPEELKKAALERDATTPFPVIRGAATVLPPVEGYLERIMNAANKKSSSKEKLR